Proteins from a genomic interval of Salinarchaeum sp. Harcht-Bsk1:
- a CDS encoding CrcB family protein — translation MTEPLHRFGPGPLVASGGFAGAIVRYGVDVLVGASLESTLLVNAIGSVALALVLAGWLDHGGSDRLRRFAATGFLSSFTTYSAFVVGTIQSDPPVAIGYVVATYAVGFTCAGLGLAIAERGGGRW, via the coding sequence ATGACGGAGCCGCTGCACCGATTCGGTCCTGGCCCGCTCGTCGCGAGCGGTGGCTTCGCCGGCGCCATCGTCCGCTACGGCGTCGACGTTCTCGTCGGCGCCTCGCTCGAGTCGACGCTCCTCGTGAACGCTATCGGGAGCGTCGCTCTCGCGCTGGTCCTCGCCGGCTGGCTCGATCACGGGGGCAGCGATCGGCTCCGGCGATTCGCTGCGACCGGGTTCCTCTCGTCGTTTACGACCTACAGCGCGTTCGTCGTCGGAACGATCCAGAGTGACCCGCCGGTTGCAATCGGCTACGTGGTTGCCACGTACGCCGTCGGCTTTACGTGCGCCGGCCTCGGCCTCGCGATAGCCGAGCGTGGAGGTGGACGGTGGTGA
- a CDS encoding rhomboid family intramembrane serine protease produces MEPSPTQIVVALALLVVTAGIWFYEGRGRWRARLEDRFVLGVPWGTVLVVGSVVAFYLFAQSGLTHWSDPVVYAFVSWSYFYPLGLVTAGFSHGSPAHLIGNMTGTLALAPIAEYAWSHYPRSTYDSDGDPQSGGADAETDGGDDEPWDTDDELLPDQPTGSAARSFVERPLVRALVLFPGALFAIALLTSVYSLGPGLGFSGAVYGIIGFAVVYYPLRTVVGVVAASALGVVWNALANPIVRGTVSSGPPSPPSWAGIGFQAHALGFLLGAFAALALLTKRNRIPSTQRVFFGLVGIGLAMSLWLVVWPGGDDVFYLYRGAGVVALLVVTGLVTVAATSTRSSSWLTKRKGAIGALVLLTVLLALPTVLFGIVAVDDAGIEQSQAIEIQDYTVAYANNTTSGHVPGVDLGEGTEEIFANEVSGVVLISEDREIWTRVVRPDALAHSGNETVVVGGPGWRETVRAQRTGWNVAGNETAFVVDLHHDDETVRSFTSDPLTAGARIDGHAVTVVPTRDAFELRVSNADGTAETVAIPDGNGSTTLGGITITSETEDGVQHVYMETDDSRALVATEETYA; encoded by the coding sequence ATGGAACCCTCCCCGACGCAGATCGTCGTCGCACTCGCGTTACTGGTGGTCACCGCGGGCATCTGGTTCTACGAAGGACGTGGCCGGTGGCGGGCCAGACTCGAGGACAGGTTCGTCCTCGGCGTCCCGTGGGGAACCGTGCTCGTCGTCGGGTCCGTCGTCGCGTTCTACCTCTTCGCCCAGAGCGGCCTCACCCACTGGAGCGATCCGGTGGTCTACGCGTTCGTCTCCTGGTCGTACTTCTACCCACTGGGGCTCGTCACCGCCGGGTTCTCTCACGGCTCTCCGGCGCACCTGATCGGGAACATGACTGGCACGCTGGCCCTCGCGCCAATCGCCGAGTACGCCTGGAGTCACTATCCCCGATCCACGTACGATTCCGATGGCGACCCACAGTCTGGCGGGGCAGACGCCGAAACCGACGGGGGTGACGACGAGCCCTGGGATACCGACGACGAACTGCTCCCGGATCAACCAACCGGGAGCGCTGCCAGATCCTTCGTCGAACGACCGCTCGTCCGAGCACTGGTGCTCTTCCCTGGGGCGCTGTTCGCGATTGCACTCCTGACCTCCGTCTACTCGCTCGGCCCGGGTCTCGGATTTTCCGGTGCAGTCTACGGCATCATCGGATTCGCAGTCGTCTACTACCCCCTCAGGACTGTGGTCGGCGTGGTCGCTGCGAGCGCACTGGGCGTCGTCTGGAACGCGCTCGCGAATCCGATCGTCCGGGGCACCGTCTCGTCCGGGCCGCCGTCGCCGCCGTCCTGGGCCGGGATCGGGTTCCAGGCCCACGCGCTGGGCTTCCTCCTGGGCGCCTTCGCCGCACTCGCACTGTTGACGAAGCGAAACCGGATTCCCTCGACGCAGCGCGTGTTCTTCGGCCTCGTCGGTATCGGCCTCGCGATGTCGCTCTGGCTCGTCGTGTGGCCGGGCGGCGACGACGTCTTCTACCTCTATCGCGGGGCAGGCGTCGTTGCCCTTCTTGTCGTCACTGGACTCGTCACCGTCGCGGCGACGAGCACGCGGTCCTCCTCGTGGCTCACGAAGCGGAAGGGAGCGATCGGTGCGCTGGTCCTGCTAACCGTCCTCCTCGCCTTGCCCACCGTCCTGTTCGGGATCGTCGCCGTAGACGACGCTGGCATCGAGCAGTCCCAGGCGATCGAGATCCAGGACTACACGGTCGCGTACGCCAACAACACCACCAGCGGGCACGTCCCCGGCGTCGACCTCGGCGAAGGGACGGAAGAGATCTTCGCGAACGAAGTCTCCGGCGTGGTGCTCATTAGCGAGGATCGGGAGATCTGGACGAGGGTCGTTCGACCGGACGCCCTCGCGCACTCGGGGAACGAGACGGTCGTCGTCGGTGGGCCCGGTTGGCGGGAGACCGTTCGGGCCCAGCGCACCGGGTGGAACGTCGCGGGGAACGAGACGGCGTTCGTCGTGGACCTTCACCACGACGACGAGACCGTTCGGTCGTTCACCTCCGATCCCCTGACTGCCGGTGCGCGAATCGACGGCCACGCAGTCACCGTCGTTCCCACCCGAGACGCCTTCGAACTGCGCGTCTCGAACGCCGACGGCACGGCCGAAACCGTCGCGATCCCCGACGGGAACGGATCCACCACGCTCGGCGGGATCACGATCACCTCTGAAACGGAGGACGGCGTCCAGCACGTCTACATGGAGACCGACGATAGCCGGGCGCTCGTCGCGACCGAAGAGACGTACGCGTAG
- a CDS encoding DNA-directed RNA polymerase subunit L, producing the protein MDLRVIDLSDEELSIEIAGEDHTFMNVLKGTLLETDGVEAATYDMNPEQSGGQTDPILTVKTDGVDPLEALEDAAGQVKEKTTALSDAVKAA; encoded by the coding sequence ATGGACCTGCGGGTCATCGACCTATCGGACGAGGAGCTCTCTATCGAGATCGCCGGGGAGGATCACACGTTCATGAACGTGCTCAAGGGCACGCTGCTGGAGACCGACGGCGTCGAGGCAGCGACCTACGACATGAACCCCGAGCAGTCCGGCGGCCAGACCGACCCGATCCTCACCGTCAAGACAGACGGCGTCGATCCGCTGGAGGCCCTGGAGGACGCTGCTGGTCAGGTGAAGGAGAAGACGACGGCGCTGAGCGACGCGGTGAAGGCGGCGTAA
- a CDS encoding surface glycoprotein, with amino-acid sequence MPKVEITVPEHLEMQIAQLVEKGEFVNREEAIEELLSTGLKAYKTSGPMDDENEPGGLEDDGMMGHDDEYVF; translated from the coding sequence ATGCCGAAAGTCGAGATAACGGTCCCGGAGCACCTCGAGATGCAGATCGCCCAGCTCGTCGAGAAAGGAGAGTTCGTCAACCGGGAGGAGGCCATCGAGGAACTCCTCTCGACCGGACTCAAGGCCTACAAGACGAGCGGTCCCATGGACGACGAGAACGAACCCGGTGGCCTGGAGGACGACGGCATGATGGGCCACGACGACGAGTACGTCTTCTGA
- a CDS encoding 1,4-dihydroxy-2-naphthoate polyprenyltransferase, translating to MSGEPSRAKAWLLATRPQTLPAGAAPVIVGTAVAIQAELFAPLPALAALVGALLIQIGTNFANDYYDAVSGVDSEDREGFTRATNAGLIPPRQVKLAAFGTFSLAIVLGVYLVYVGGLPIVIVGLASVASGYAYAGGPALGSKGLGDLFVFVFFGLVAVTGTTYVQAAAELAEPPIVAPPSGAIVPAAVVASLAMAGLSTAILVVNNVRDLETDRAAGKRTLAVLIGYRWSRVEFAGLLALAYFVPIALFVGFDYSVGVLLPLLTLPLGIAVTRTVWTHTDGEALNPALERTGQLLFAYAVAFAIGVIA from the coding sequence ATGAGCGGCGAGCCGTCGCGTGCGAAAGCGTGGCTACTGGCGACGCGTCCACAGACGCTGCCTGCGGGTGCCGCACCAGTGATCGTCGGAACAGCGGTCGCGATCCAGGCGGAGCTCTTCGCTCCACTGCCCGCGCTCGCGGCGCTCGTCGGCGCGCTCCTGATCCAGATCGGGACGAACTTCGCGAACGATTACTACGACGCCGTCTCCGGGGTCGATTCCGAGGACCGCGAGGGATTCACCCGCGCGACGAACGCCGGCCTGATCCCGCCACGACAGGTCAAGCTAGCGGCGTTCGGAACATTCAGCCTCGCGATCGTGCTCGGCGTCTACCTCGTCTACGTCGGCGGACTCCCCATCGTGATCGTCGGCCTCGCCAGCGTCGCCAGCGGGTACGCGTACGCCGGTGGCCCAGCCCTCGGCTCGAAGGGGCTCGGCGACCTGTTCGTCTTCGTCTTCTTCGGGCTCGTCGCCGTTACCGGCACGACGTACGTACAAGCGGCTGCCGAACTCGCGGAGCCACCGATCGTCGCACCGCCGTCAGGTGCGATCGTCCCGGCTGCCGTCGTCGCGAGTCTCGCGATGGCCGGCCTCTCGACTGCGATCCTGGTGGTCAACAACGTCCGGGATCTGGAGACCGATCGTGCGGCTGGAAAGCGAACCCTCGCCGTGCTGATCGGCTATCGGTGGAGCCGGGTCGAGTTCGCTGGCCTGCTCGCACTCGCCTACTTCGTGCCGATCGCCCTCTTCGTCGGATTCGACTACTCCGTCGGCGTTCTCCTCCCCCTGCTAACCCTCCCGCTCGGGATCGCCGTCACCCGAACCGTCTGGACGCACACGGACGGTGAGGCGCTCAACCCTGCTCTCGAGCGGACCGGTCAGCTGCTCTTCGCGTACGCCGTCGCGTTCGCGATCGGGGTGATCGCGTGA
- the hisF gene encoding imidazole glycerol phosphate synthase subunit HisF — translation MGLTKRIIPCIDVDVDDEGNAAVYTGVNFEDLEYTGDPVEMAKRYNESGADEFVFLDITASADGRETMLETVSAVADEVFIPLTVGGGIRTKADVKETLRAGADKCSINTGALERPELIEEGAAAFGSQCIVISVDARRRFDEQGEYYAEVDGESCWFECTVKGGREGTGQDVVEWSKEAESRGAGELFVNSIDADGTKDGYDIPLMNAVCDAVSTPVIASSGCGGPEDAYEVFTEADADAALAASIFHFDEYSIREVKEYLDERGVPVRL, via the coding sequence ATGGGACTCACGAAGCGGATCATCCCCTGTATCGACGTCGACGTCGACGACGAGGGGAACGCCGCGGTCTACACGGGCGTCAACTTCGAGGACCTCGAGTACACCGGCGACCCCGTCGAGATGGCGAAACGGTACAACGAGTCGGGCGCCGACGAGTTCGTCTTCCTCGACATCACCGCCTCTGCCGATGGCCGGGAGACGATGCTCGAGACCGTCTCCGCCGTCGCCGACGAGGTGTTCATCCCGCTGACCGTCGGCGGCGGGATCCGGACCAAGGCGGACGTCAAGGAGACGCTCCGGGCAGGTGCGGACAAGTGCTCGATCAACACCGGCGCGCTGGAGCGGCCCGAACTCATCGAGGAGGGCGCCGCCGCCTTCGGCTCCCAGTGCATCGTCATCTCCGTCGACGCCCGCCGGCGCTTCGACGAACAGGGCGAGTACTACGCCGAGGTCGACGGCGAGTCCTGCTGGTTCGAGTGCACCGTCAAAGGTGGTCGCGAAGGGACCGGCCAGGACGTCGTCGAGTGGTCGAAGGAGGCGGAATCGCGTGGCGCGGGCGAGCTATTCGTCAACTCCATCGACGCCGACGGAACGAAGGACGGCTACGACATTCCGCTGATGAACGCAGTCTGCGACGCTGTCAGTACACCCGTCATCGCCTCCTCCGGCTGTGGCGGTCCCGAGGACGCCTACGAAGTCTTCACGGAGGCAGACGCGGACGCCGCGCTCGCCGCGTCCATCTTCCACTTCGACGAGTACTCGATTCGCGAGGTGAAGGAGTACCTCGACGAGCGGGGCGTTCCAGTTCGATTGTAA
- a CDS encoding DnaJ domain-containing protein: MPTTYYDVLGIESDATQDEIRDAYREKVKEYHPDVSDHPDAEERFKRVKRAEIVLADPEERSTYDRLGHDAYVDGDDPAPNQPTENEVHWAAAKAAQGEHDAGGGRSAGWRDRESRAHASGRAEWFWNDDSDRESNDNPFDGRSSRRESSANSAGPSGDPGSAPGGSSTATAHASAHVASHTAPDGWGDTDPDAGAHAVHEWGPAERTIGNPRPSWTQDDVVLLLSSLLLYPILLFLTVTPAFPMVARVAIGICTIALVAFLLPRPSFGLPVFGSWSILVPALLLGFGISPLSAAGLVTLGGVWLPLVYSIAVAMVLVR; this comes from the coding sequence ATGCCTACGACGTACTACGACGTGCTCGGGATCGAGTCCGACGCCACACAGGACGAGATTCGGGACGCGTACCGGGAGAAGGTCAAGGAGTACCACCCGGACGTGTCCGACCACCCCGACGCCGAGGAACGGTTCAAGCGGGTCAAACGAGCCGAAATCGTCCTAGCCGATCCCGAGGAACGCTCGACGTACGATCGCCTCGGTCACGACGCCTACGTCGACGGCGACGACCCTGCGCCGAACCAGCCGACCGAGAACGAGGTTCACTGGGCAGCAGCGAAGGCAGCCCAGGGCGAACACGACGCTGGCGGTGGTCGCAGTGCCGGCTGGCGCGATCGGGAATCTCGGGCCCATGCCTCGGGGCGTGCCGAGTGGTTCTGGAACGACGATTCGGATCGCGAATCGAACGACAATCCGTTCGACGGCCGTTCATCGCGCCGTGAATCGTCCGCAAACAGTGCCGGCCCATCCGGAGACCCTGGGTCGGCACCTGGCGGATCGAGTACTGCCACTGCACACGCCTCGGCGCACGTGGCTTCGCACACGGCTCCGGATGGGTGGGGAGACACGGACCCAGACGCTGGCGCTCACGCCGTCCACGAGTGGGGACCAGCGGAACGGACGATCGGAAACCCACGCCCGAGCTGGACTCAGGACGACGTCGTCCTCCTCCTCTCGTCGCTCCTCCTCTATCCGATTCTGCTCTTTCTCACCGTGACGCCAGCGTTCCCCATGGTCGCGCGGGTTGCGATCGGCATCTGTACGATCGCACTGGTGGCATTTCTCCTGCCGCGCCCGTCGTTCGGGCTGCCGGTGTTTGGCTCCTGGAGTATCCTCGTGCCCGCACTGCTCCTCGGATTCGGTATCTCGCCGCTGTCGGCGGCCGGCCTGGTCACGCTCGGCGGCGTCTGGCTGCCGCTCGTCTACTCGATAGCAGTCGCGATGGTACTCGTGCGCTGA
- the menD gene encoding 2-succinyl-5-enolpyruvyl-6-hydroxy-3-cyclohexene-1-carboxylic-acid synthase yields the protein MTAPNRNTRWAEILIDELYEGGLESVCISPGSRSTPLTVAAYEHDDLTVFSHLDERSGSYFALGRARRTAEPVGLICTSGTAAANFHPAVVEANQARVPLVVLTADRPPELRDSGANQTIDQEKLYGDAVRWYRDLPEPDTSDRTLRRLRVDAARAVASATDAPAGPVHLNVPFRKPLEPVEVPEDQPTNPDGLGVTGRDGSFVDATDAVLAPSPDAIDELAERVADVDRVLLVAGPADPGLGAGAEARSLASTTGAPLLADPLSDARFGSSRSETGDSVLICGGYDAYVGTEPVASWPEPEVVVRFGASPTSKPLRKYLAGTDAWQVLIDPTTDWREAEFTAAATIRADPPRALEALTSALRERGVDPLAPERVAYRERFASAESEHWSLVDDARDETPFEGAVVPSVLGALPERTSVFASNSMPVRDLDRFAEPDDRSISAFANRGASGIDGILSTALGVASAGEEPLVAIVGDLAFYHDMNGLLAAQRCGVDATIVVVNNDGGGIFHALPIESFDPPFTEAFKTPHGLDFEPTGDLYDLQYDRVASVDALAAACARSVGTDGVDVVECRFDAETSHRTRESLQERLAQRLSERAAD from the coding sequence ATGACTGCGCCGAACCGGAACACCCGCTGGGCCGAGATCCTGATCGACGAACTGTACGAGGGCGGACTCGAGTCGGTCTGCATCTCCCCCGGGAGTCGCTCAACGCCCCTGACCGTCGCCGCGTACGAGCACGACGACCTCACCGTCTTCTCCCACCTCGACGAACGTTCGGGGAGCTACTTCGCGCTCGGTCGGGCGCGGCGAACCGCCGAACCCGTCGGCCTGATCTGCACTTCCGGGACTGCCGCGGCGAACTTCCACCCCGCCGTCGTCGAAGCGAACCAGGCCAGGGTGCCCCTCGTGGTGCTCACTGCGGATCGACCGCCGGAACTCCGGGACAGCGGTGCTAACCAGACGATCGACCAGGAGAAGCTCTACGGCGACGCCGTTCGCTGGTACCGCGACCTCCCGGAACCGGATACGAGCGATCGAACGCTCCGACGCCTGCGGGTCGACGCGGCGAGAGCGGTCGCCAGTGCGACCGACGCGCCCGCCGGTCCGGTCCACCTCAACGTGCCGTTTCGGAAACCCCTCGAGCCGGTCGAAGTGCCCGAGGACCAGCCAACGAATCCAGACGGCCTCGGCGTCACCGGTCGGGACGGGTCGTTCGTCGACGCAACTGATGCCGTGCTCGCGCCCTCGCCCGACGCCATCGACGAACTGGCCGAACGCGTCGCCGACGTGGATCGCGTGCTGCTCGTCGCCGGACCGGCCGATCCTGGGCTCGGCGCCGGTGCCGAAGCCCGTTCGCTCGCGAGTACAACAGGCGCACCCCTGCTCGCCGATCCGCTCTCGGACGCTCGATTCGGATCGTCGCGGTCGGAAACCGGAGATTCGGTGTTGATATGCGGCGGGTACGACGCGTACGTCGGTACCGAACCGGTGGCGTCGTGGCCCGAGCCGGAGGTCGTCGTTCGGTTTGGGGCCTCGCCCACCTCGAAGCCGCTTCGAAAGTATCTCGCCGGGACGGACGCCTGGCAGGTCCTGATCGACCCGACGACGGACTGGCGGGAAGCGGAGTTCACGGCAGCGGCAACGATTCGTGCCGACCCCCCACGCGCGCTCGAGGCGTTGACGAGTGCGCTCCGCGAACGAGGGGTCGATCCCCTGGCTCCCGAGCGAGTTGCCTATCGCGAGCGGTTCGCAAGTGCCGAATCCGAGCACTGGTCGCTAGTGGACGACGCCCGGGACGAGACACCCTTCGAGGGTGCAGTCGTGCCGAGCGTCCTGGGTGCGCTCCCGGAGCGAACGAGCGTCTTCGCGTCGAACAGCATGCCCGTGCGGGACCTCGATCGGTTCGCAGAGCCGGACGATCGCTCCATTTCGGCCTTCGCGAACCGCGGTGCGAGTGGTATCGACGGCATCCTGTCCACGGCCCTCGGCGTCGCGAGCGCCGGGGAGGAGCCACTGGTCGCTATCGTCGGCGACCTCGCCTTCTACCACGACATGAACGGACTGCTCGCCGCCCAGCGCTGTGGCGTCGACGCCACGATCGTCGTCGTCAACAACGACGGCGGCGGCATCTTTCACGCGCTGCCGATCGAGTCGTTCGACCCGCCGTTCACGGAGGCCTTCAAGACGCCACACGGGCTGGACTTCGAGCCGACTGGCGACCTCTACGACCTGCAGTACGACCGCGTGGCGTCGGTCGACGCGCTCGCTGCGGCATGTGCCCGGTCAGTCGGGACCGACGGCGTGGACGTCGTCGAGTGTCGATTCGATGCCGAGACGAGTCACCGCACGCGAGAGTCCCTCCAGGAGCGCCTCGCGCAGCGGCTCTCGGAACGGGCAGCGGACTGA
- a CDS encoding 1,4-dihydroxy-2-naphthoyl-CoA synthase, which produces MPSAIMDDSRWEAIEELDLQDVTYHRATDVGAVRIAFDRPDVRNAFRPRTVDELSAALDHAKRQTDVGCVLLTGNGPSSKDGGWAFSSGGDQRIRGADGYEYREDEDDAANGAESPSDTSAEPPEGADVGRLHILEVQRQIRHIPKPVVAVVPGWAVGGGHSLHVVCDLTIASDEHAKFKQTDPDVASFDGGFGSAYLARQVGQKKAREIFFLGKTYDAAEAAEMGMVNEVVPHEELEARALEWAEEMTSKSPTAMRMLKYAFNLDSDGLVGQQVFAGEATRLGYMTDEAQEGRDAFVEGREPDFDEYPWRY; this is translated from the coding sequence ATGCCCTCGGCGATCATGGACGACTCGCGCTGGGAAGCGATCGAGGAACTCGATCTGCAGGACGTGACCTACCATCGAGCGACGGACGTCGGCGCGGTTCGGATCGCGTTCGATCGCCCGGACGTTCGAAACGCGTTCCGGCCACGGACGGTGGACGAACTGTCCGCGGCGCTCGATCACGCGAAACGCCAGACGGACGTCGGGTGCGTGCTCCTGACCGGCAACGGCCCGTCGTCGAAAGACGGCGGCTGGGCATTCTCCTCCGGCGGCGACCAGCGGATTCGGGGTGCGGACGGGTACGAATATCGGGAGGACGAAGACGACGCGGCCAACGGAGCGGAATCGCCGTCCGATACGTCGGCCGAGCCTCCCGAGGGCGCAGATGTCGGCCGGCTTCACATCCTGGAGGTCCAGCGTCAGATCCGCCACATCCCGAAGCCAGTCGTCGCAGTGGTTCCCGGGTGGGCAGTCGGCGGCGGCCACTCCCTGCACGTCGTCTGCGATCTGACGATCGCCAGCGACGAGCATGCGAAATTCAAGCAAACCGATCCCGACGTCGCGAGCTTCGACGGCGGCTTCGGCTCGGCGTATCTCGCACGGCAGGTCGGACAGAAGAAGGCGCGCGAGATTTTCTTCCTCGGCAAGACGTACGACGCGGCCGAAGCGGCCGAGATGGGGATGGTGAACGAGGTGGTCCCGCACGAGGAACTCGAAGCCCGCGCCCTCGAGTGGGCCGAGGAAATGACCTCGAAGAGTCCGACGGCGATGCGGATGCTCAAGTACGCGTTCAATCTCGACTCCGACGGCCTCGTCGGCCAGCAGGTCTTCGCGGGCGAGGCGACGCGACTCGGCTACATGACCGACGAGGCGCAGGAAGGTCGGGACGCGTTCGTCGAGGGGCGAGAGCCGGACTTCGACGAGTATCCCTGGCGGTACTGA
- a CDS encoding CrcB family protein — MIEAAYSHSVLSGGLSPALLVGVGGAAGALTRFGIGELVGLDHFPISVMVVNAIGTFLATLLVLLAPGRDAVLVASVGFCGSLTTFSTFSVRTVTLWREDRPLAAGTFALGTLLASLFGVGLAVVLVKLV; from the coding sequence GTGATCGAGGCCGCGTACTCGCACTCAGTGCTGTCGGGCGGCCTCTCGCCAGCGCTGCTCGTTGGCGTCGGTGGGGCAGCGGGTGCGCTGACGCGATTCGGAATCGGGGAACTCGTCGGCCTCGACCACTTTCCGATCTCGGTGATGGTGGTCAACGCCATCGGCACGTTTCTCGCGACGCTCCTCGTCCTGCTCGCACCTGGTCGTGACGCGGTTCTCGTCGCGAGCGTCGGGTTCTGTGGGTCGCTGACGACGTTCTCGACCTTCTCGGTTCGTACGGTGACGCTCTGGCGCGAGGACCGGCCACTGGCAGCGGGGACGTTCGCTCTCGGAACCCTGCTCGCGTCGCTGTTCGGGGTCGGTCTCGCGGTCGTTCTCGTCAAATTGGTCTAA
- a CDS encoding isochorismate synthase MenF yields the protein MDGSGAVSVVAGDGALVSHTRTIPDVALRAVLEAFGPPTVCWRTPDEPSLVGCGSAATLTATGADRFAEIRSQADDLFGSFEESTPRAARPRLFGGFAFHGDHEPGHPWTGFPGAYFVLPEILVVRDGEETRLTVTLTDVDEGAASERADEVAEQLERLPDPGPPASPPGFEHRRRDPSREQWNEQVLAAIDRIEDGSLRKVVLAQSTELSLSGPLSPSDALTRLAEPYPDCTRFALSPTAEATLFGATPERLVSLSGRSVETWALAGSTGRGDTEEEDEWLARELQKSQKDQHEHALVVDAIRDQLDPVAASVTTGQRRIRTLSTVQHLETPIAAELADAEHVLSIVEALHPTPAVGGLPPEAALETIRSTETFDRGWYAAPVGWFDAAGDGTFEVAIRSAVANGSSASLFAGAGIVADSEPDREWDEVQLKYGPMLEALSE from the coding sequence ATGGACGGGAGCGGAGCCGTGTCGGTCGTTGCAGGGGATGGCGCCCTCGTTTCCCACACGCGGACGATTCCGGACGTGGCACTCCGGGCCGTACTCGAGGCGTTCGGACCGCCGACGGTCTGCTGGCGCACGCCGGACGAGCCGTCGCTGGTCGGCTGCGGATCGGCTGCGACGCTGACGGCCACTGGTGCCGATCGGTTCGCCGAGATCCGTTCCCAGGCCGACGACCTCTTCGGATCGTTCGAGGAGAGCACGCCACGCGCCGCTCGTCCGCGACTGTTCGGCGGGTTCGCGTTTCACGGCGACCACGAACCCGGCCACCCGTGGACGGGCTTCCCCGGTGCGTACTTCGTGCTTCCCGAGATTCTCGTCGTGCGCGACGGCGAGGAGACGCGGCTGACCGTCACGCTCACCGACGTCGACGAAGGCGCAGCCAGCGAACGCGCCGACGAGGTCGCCGAGCAACTCGAACGGCTCCCGGATCCCGGACCGCCAGCGTCGCCCCCAGGCTTCGAGCATCGACGTCGCGATCCGTCACGCGAACAGTGGAACGAGCAGGTACTGGCAGCGATCGACCGGATCGAAGACGGATCGCTCCGGAAGGTCGTCCTCGCACAGTCCACGGAACTCTCCCTCAGCGGGCCGTTGTCGCCTTCGGACGCGCTGACGCGCCTCGCGGAGCCGTATCCGGACTGCACCAGGTTCGCCCTCAGTCCGACTGCCGAAGCGACGCTGTTCGGTGCGACGCCAGAACGACTCGTCTCGCTGTCCGGACGGTCCGTCGAGACCTGGGCGCTGGCGGGTTCGACAGGTCGTGGCGACACCGAGGAGGAAGACGAGTGGCTCGCCCGAGAGCTCCAGAAGAGCCAGAAGGACCAGCACGAACACGCTCTCGTCGTCGATGCGATCCGTGACCAGCTGGATCCCGTGGCCGCGTCGGTCACGACCGGGCAGCGTCGCATTCGAACGCTCTCGACCGTGCAGCACCTCGAAACGCCGATCGCTGCCGAACTCGCCGACGCGGAACACGTCCTCTCGATCGTCGAGGCGCTCCATCCCACGCCTGCGGTCGGTGGATTGCCGCCGGAGGCCGCTCTGGAGACGATTCGCTCGACGGAGACCTTCGACCGTGGGTGGTACGCCGCACCCGTCGGCTGGTTCGACGCGGCCGGCGACGGGACCTTCGAGGTCGCCATCCGGTCGGCCGTCGCGAACGGTTCCTCCGCATCCCTCTTCGCCGGCGCCGGCATCGTGGCGGACAGCGAGCCGGATCGCGAGTGGGACGAGGTGCAGCTCAAGTACGGACCGATGCTGGAGGCGCTGTCGGAATGA